A single Cannabis sativa cultivar Pink pepper isolate KNU-18-1 chromosome 7, ASM2916894v1, whole genome shotgun sequence DNA region contains:
- the LOC115697589 gene encoding uncharacterized protein LOC115697589 → MANQTLAIIAILLLTAVPFSESISYTQYRTLFSLSHTLLTRVANLRAARGDISGANRARTMAAKLERGMGLGFWRFMWSASWDYVTNYAWRDLSYTELFGAVSDSNELLKWLGELSRAESAGQRAAWIGRNYQNVLRVSSSMISRLLKVFRQSGSLREVVKTVQREVVDGGLLRDCLELGTNDLKGLIQILKDMGLQYASNTDHTNSDL, encoded by the exons ATGGCGAACCAAACCCTAGCTATAATCGCCATCCTTCTCCTCACCGCCGTGCCGTTCTCGGAATCAATCTCCTACACACAGTACCGTACACTCTTCTCCCTCTCCCACACGCTCTTAACTCGAGTGGCGAACCTACGCGCCGCCAGGGGCGACATATCTGGCGCGAACCGAGCCAGGACCATGGCGGCGAAATTGGAGCGAGGAATGGGCTTAGGGTTTTGGAGATTCATGTGGTCGGCCAGTTGGGATTACGTCACTAACTATGCATGGAGGGATTTGTCCTACACGGAGCTCTTCGGCGCCGTTTCCGATTCCAACGAGTTGCTAAAATGGTTGGGTGAGTTGTCTCGGGCTGAATCGGCCGGCCAACGCGCCGCCTGGATTGGACGAAATTACCAAAATGTCCTTAGGGTTTCTAGCTCGATGATCTCTAGGCTTCTCAAAGTGTTTCGTCAATCG GGATCATTGAGGGAAGTGGTGAAGACAGTGCAAAGAGAAGTAGTAGATGGTGGATTGTTGAGAGATTGTCTTGAATTGGGCACTAATGACTTAAAAGGTTTGATTCAAATCCTCAAAGATATGGGGTTGCAGTATGCTTCCAACACTGATCATACCAATAGTGACTTATGA